A window of Streptomyces armeniacus contains these coding sequences:
- a CDS encoding ABC transporter permease, with translation MSGLPRLPARPATGGLRSRRGQGRQVLGYALRRLIYSVPAVILASFVFFWAVRATFDPLTKLRQARDPGVVRREAARLGLDRSVAEQYFLWMKAFVTGDWGVSTRTGDSAQSMLASALGTTVQLVFWGVLFAGVLALAIGTYSAVRKYSLGDHVLTGFSYLGVAMPAFWLGLILIQLLAVWPKEQFGLAQPPLYFVGLHSPGQSGVNADYFRHLALPVLTLTVSLIASWSRFSRASMLDALGSDYVRTARAKGVPPRRIFFRHALRNSLAPFITVVATDSALLIGGLVVTEQIYAIPGMGRLFLDSLLAGDVYVLLPWMLIVAVAMVLFNLAADLGYALLDPRVALR, from the coding sequence GTGAGCGGGCTGCCACGGCTGCCCGCACGGCCGGCGACGGGCGGCCTCCGCTCCCGCCGCGGCCAGGGCAGGCAGGTGCTCGGCTACGCGCTGCGCCGGCTGATCTACTCGGTGCCCGCCGTCATTCTGGCGTCGTTCGTCTTCTTCTGGGCGGTCCGCGCCACGTTCGACCCGCTGACCAAGCTCCGGCAGGCCCGCGACCCCGGGGTCGTCCGGCGCGAGGCCGCCCGGCTCGGCCTCGACCGGTCGGTCGCGGAGCAGTACTTCCTGTGGATGAAGGCGTTCGTCACCGGGGACTGGGGCGTCAGCACCAGGACCGGCGACTCGGCGCAGAGCATGCTCGCGTCCGCGCTCGGTACGACGGTCCAACTCGTCTTCTGGGGCGTCCTGTTCGCCGGGGTCCTGGCGCTGGCCATCGGCACGTACTCCGCGGTACGGAAGTACTCCCTCGGAGACCACGTCCTCACCGGCTTCTCGTACCTCGGGGTGGCCATGCCCGCGTTCTGGCTGGGGCTCATCCTCATCCAGCTGCTCGCCGTGTGGCCGAAGGAGCAGTTCGGCCTGGCACAGCCGCCGCTGTACTTCGTCGGGCTCCACTCGCCGGGCCAGAGCGGCGTCAACGCCGACTACTTCCGGCATCTGGCGCTCCCCGTGCTCACCCTGACCGTGAGTCTGATCGCCAGCTGGTCGCGCTTCAGCAGGGCGTCCATGCTCGACGCGCTCGGCAGCGACTACGTGCGGACGGCACGCGCCAAGGGCGTGCCGCCGCGGCGGATCTTCTTCCGGCACGCCCTGCGCAACTCGCTGGCACCGTTCATCACGGTCGTCGCCACCGACTCGGCGCTGCTCATCGGGGGCCTGGTGGTCACCGAGCAGATCTACGCGATCCCCGGCATGGGCCGGCTGTTCCTCGACTCGCTGCTGGCGGGCGACGTGTACGTGCTGCTGCCGTGGATGCTCATCGTGGCGGTGGCCATGGTCCTGTTCAATCTGGCAGCCGACCTCGGTTACGCGCTGCTCGACCCGAGGGTGGCCCTGCGATGA
- a CDS encoding peptide ABC transporter substrate-binding protein → MSQRTEQPARKPAGPKQATVVCGVALAVLVAGCTGSDGTEPGAASHSAVPVKKGGNLVIGAEAEPDCADWISVCSGSIWGTYMMKTQTIPKVFDVRRKGPDWVAKASEMMAEEPAVAPGRQQKITYKLHPDAVWSDGKPITSADLKYTALQIRDGKDIFDKTGYDKIASVSTPDAKTAVVTLKEPYAGWRTLFSGDYGVLPEHLLGGKDRHKIMKDGYRFSGGPWKIQSWKRGSSVTLVPNDRYWGRKPTLDKVTFQFTADTAAAFQAFKSGQLDALYPTPQIDVMEQLEGMSGTNKLVDPDTGNLEALWLNNDEFPFDSLPVRKAVAYAVDRAAIVKKLYGSLGVEKPSQSFVTPMVGQYGGSDFSKYTRDLKAVDQEMKGAGWRKDKDGLWAKDGRTAAFTLVSLAGNKRRELTEQILQTQLKQAGFRAAIKNTSAAELFGKRAPSGDFQMGLWTLIDTFPNPALSNTFSEVSIPTEENGQSGLNFIRSKVDGLDPLLRDVDRELDEKRRASASLKADKVIAENVPSIPVGTVPNILLWNKRVGGRISLNPSEGPWWNLEEWGVAK, encoded by the coding sequence ATGAGCCAGCGCACCGAACAGCCCGCCCGGAAGCCCGCCGGACCGAAGCAGGCCACTGTCGTATGCGGGGTGGCCCTGGCCGTGCTCGTCGCCGGATGCACGGGGTCGGACGGGACGGAGCCCGGCGCCGCGTCCCACTCCGCGGTCCCGGTGAAGAAGGGCGGGAACCTGGTCATCGGCGCCGAGGCGGAGCCCGACTGCGCCGACTGGATCTCCGTCTGCAGCGGCTCCATCTGGGGCACGTACATGATGAAGACGCAGACGATCCCGAAGGTGTTCGACGTACGGCGCAAGGGGCCGGACTGGGTGGCCAAGGCCTCCGAGATGATGGCCGAGGAGCCCGCCGTGGCCCCCGGTCGGCAGCAGAAGATCACGTACAAGCTGCACCCGGACGCCGTCTGGTCCGACGGGAAGCCCATCACCTCGGCAGATCTGAAGTACACCGCGCTGCAGATCCGCGACGGCAAGGACATCTTCGACAAGACCGGCTACGACAAGATCGCGTCGGTAAGCACGCCCGACGCGAAGACCGCCGTGGTGACCCTGAAGGAGCCCTACGCCGGGTGGCGCACGCTGTTCAGCGGCGACTACGGCGTCCTCCCCGAGCATCTTCTCGGCGGCAAGGACCGGCACAAGATCATGAAGGACGGCTACCGCTTCAGCGGCGGCCCCTGGAAGATCCAGTCCTGGAAGCGCGGCAGCTCCGTCACGCTGGTGCCGAACGACCGGTACTGGGGCCGGAAACCCACACTCGACAAGGTCACCTTCCAGTTCACGGCGGACACCGCCGCCGCATTCCAGGCATTCAAGAGCGGACAGCTCGACGCCCTCTACCCCACGCCCCAGATCGACGTGATGGAACAGCTCGAGGGAATGTCCGGCACCAACAAGCTGGTCGACCCCGACACGGGGAACCTCGAGGCGCTGTGGCTGAACAACGACGAGTTCCCGTTCGACTCGCTGCCGGTCAGAAAGGCCGTGGCCTACGCGGTCGACCGCGCCGCCATCGTCAAGAAGCTCTACGGTTCCCTGGGCGTGGAAAAGCCCTCCCAGAGCTTTGTGACACCGATGGTGGGACAGTACGGCGGAAGCGACTTCTCGAAGTACACCCGCGATCTGAAGGCCGTCGACCAGGAGATGAAGGGCGCGGGATGGCGTAAGGACAAGGATGGCCTCTGGGCCAAGGACGGACGTACGGCGGCCTTCACCCTTGTCTCCCTGGCCGGGAACAAGCGGCGCGAACTCACCGAGCAGATTCTGCAGACCCAGTTGAAGCAGGCCGGTTTCCGCGCGGCCATCAAGAACACCAGTGCCGCCGAACTCTTCGGAAAGCGCGCGCCCTCCGGTGACTTCCAGATGGGCCTGTGGACACTGATCGACACGTTCCCGAACCCGGCGCTCAGCAACACCTTCAGCGAGGTCTCGATTCCCACCGAGGAGAACGGCCAGTCCGGGCTCAACTTCATCCGCTCCAAGGTGGACGGACTGGACCCGCTGCTGCGCGACGTCGACCGGGAGCTGGACGAGAAGCGGCGCGCGAGCGCTTCGCTGAAGGCCGACAAGGTGATCGCCGAGAACGTTCCGTCGATTCCCGTCGGGACCGTGCCGAACATCCTGCTCTGGAACAAGCGCGTGGGAGGCCGTATCAGCCTCAACCCGAGCGAGGGCCCCTGGTGGAACCTCGAGGAGTGGGGCGTCGCCAAGTGA
- a CDS encoding TetR/AcrR family transcriptional regulator encodes MSPNQDRKPPAAKNARGGRRARHSLSREMIVEAAEKIAMREGLDGLTFQALGKELEAHPTSIYRHFRDKDELVLELVDTLRSRSYGGELKATESWRDDLRTQARHIHDHYMRYPQLALQMAARTTRRPMEFSNVEFALDAFLRAGLPPDEAATCMRVFGNVIRSLSSMESGLHALDTEARNRDALAWEVEYRSVSAEEYPRIASMGDHLTSIGDPRIFDNAVELFLDAVEVRARRAASAG; translated from the coding sequence ATGAGCCCGAACCAGGACAGGAAGCCTCCGGCGGCGAAGAACGCACGGGGAGGACGGCGGGCCCGGCACAGCCTGAGCCGGGAGATGATCGTGGAGGCGGCCGAGAAGATCGCCATGCGCGAAGGACTCGACGGGCTGACGTTCCAGGCCCTCGGCAAGGAACTGGAAGCGCACCCGACGTCGATCTACCGGCACTTCCGCGACAAGGACGAATTGGTGCTGGAACTGGTGGACACCCTACGCTCCCGTTCTTACGGCGGGGAGCTGAAGGCCACCGAATCCTGGCGGGACGATCTGCGCACCCAGGCCCGCCACATCCACGACCACTACATGCGCTATCCACAGCTCGCTCTCCAGATGGCCGCCAGAACGACCCGCCGCCCCATGGAGTTCTCAAACGTCGAATTCGCCCTGGACGCTTTCCTGCGCGCCGGTCTTCCGCCCGACGAGGCGGCCACGTGCATGCGCGTGTTCGGAAATGTGATCCGCTCGCTGTCCAGCATGGAATCCGGCTTGCACGCGCTGGACACCGAGGCCAGGAACCGGGACGCGCTGGCCTGGGAAGTGGAGTACCGGAGCGTTTCCGCGGAGGAGTATCCGCGTATCGCTTCCATGGGCGACCACCTCACTTCCATCGGGGACCCGCGGATCTTCGACAATGCCGTGGAGCTCTTTCTCGACGCGGTCGAGGTACGCGCGCGCCGGGCCGCCTCGGCCGGCTGA
- a CDS encoding M20 family metallopeptidase produces MPDSGCADGQALERLSRLVSIESPTGHAPGLQACYDLVADWSDGFLGTAHREVRDGVPHLYREERDRSSASGRPVLLLGHMDTVWPLGTLAAWPFAVDGERVTGPGVFDMKSGLVLALQALRAAGRTGHVRLLVTGDEEVGSTTSRALVEEAARDCAAVLVLEPGLDGALKTARKGGAMYRVEVTGRAAHAGLEPERGVNALLELAHQVLAITELGDDDRGTSVSPTVARAGSTRNTIPESAYIEVDVRAWDRDELERVEKDLRSLRPRTPGAGVELTGGVNRLPLERRMSAGLLDTARRVARAEGLPPVREARVGGASDGNFTAALGVPTLDGLGPTGGGAHARDEWVDAASLEGRTALIAALVRALAPPES; encoded by the coding sequence ATGCCAGACTCCGGCTGTGCGGACGGCCAGGCCCTCGAACGGCTGTCGCGACTCGTCAGCATCGAGTCCCCCACGGGCCACGCGCCCGGACTCCAGGCGTGCTACGACCTCGTGGCGGACTGGTCCGACGGCTTCCTCGGCACCGCCCACCGGGAGGTGCGCGACGGTGTCCCGCACCTGTACCGCGAGGAGCGGGACCGCTCGTCCGCCTCCGGCAGGCCCGTACTACTGCTGGGGCACATGGACACCGTGTGGCCGCTCGGAACGCTCGCGGCGTGGCCGTTCGCCGTCGACGGCGAACGGGTCACCGGCCCGGGAGTCTTCGACATGAAGTCCGGCCTGGTGCTGGCACTCCAGGCCCTGCGGGCCGCCGGCCGCACCGGCCACGTACGGCTGCTGGTCACGGGCGACGAGGAGGTCGGCTCCACCACCTCGCGCGCGCTCGTGGAGGAGGCGGCACGGGACTGCGCGGCCGTACTCGTCCTCGAACCCGGCCTGGACGGCGCGCTCAAGACCGCGCGCAAGGGCGGAGCGATGTACCGCGTGGAGGTCACGGGCCGGGCGGCGCACGCCGGCCTGGAGCCGGAGCGCGGCGTCAACGCGTTGCTCGAGCTCGCCCACCAGGTGCTCGCCATAACCGAGTTGGGCGACGACGACCGCGGCACCTCCGTCAGCCCGACGGTTGCACGGGCGGGCAGCACGCGTAACACCATTCCGGAGTCGGCGTACATCGAGGTCGACGTACGGGCGTGGGACCGGGACGAGTTGGAGCGCGTCGAGAAGGACCTGCGCTCGCTCCGGCCACGTACACCCGGGGCCGGAGTCGAGCTCACGGGCGGCGTCAACCGCCTGCCGCTGGAACGCCGCATGTCCGCCGGGCTGCTCGACACGGCGCGGCGCGTGGCGCGGGCGGAGGGGCTGCCTCCCGTACGCGAGGCGAGGGTGGGCGGCGCGTCCGACGGAAACTTCACCGCGGCCCTGGGCGTGCCCACCCTGGACGGGCTGGGGCCCACGGGCGGTGGCGCGCACGCGCGGGACGAGTGGGTGGACGCGGCGTCACTGGAGGGGCGTACCGCGCTCATCGCCGCACTCGTCCGCGCGCTCGCCCCTCCGGAGAGCTGA
- a CDS encoding tartrate dehydrogenase — protein sequence MVHHHIALIPGDGIGAEVLPPAQQVLRHVGRRYGVDFTWTSYDWSCERYLREGAMMPEDGLDQLRDKDAILLGAVGYPGVPDHVSLWGLLIPIRRGFRQYVNLRPIRVFDGVPSPLSGARPGEVDLVVVRENVEGEYGEIGGRLNRGTPEELAVQEAVFTRAGVTRVLEYAFGLARQRGGGVTSATKSNGIVHTMPFWDELVAECGARHPDVGWDQEHIDALAAKFVLEPGRFDVVVASNLFGDILSDLAAAVAGSIGIAPAANLNPERAHPSMFEPVHGSAPDIAGRGTANPLGAIWSAAMMLDHLGHPRAAAEVVGAIAAVLAGTDVRTPDLGGSATTVEFTEALLRHL from the coding sequence ATGGTCCATCACCACATCGCACTGATTCCCGGCGACGGGATCGGCGCCGAAGTCCTGCCGCCCGCCCAGCAGGTCCTCCGGCACGTCGGCCGCCGGTACGGCGTCGACTTCACCTGGACGTCGTACGACTGGTCCTGCGAGCGGTACCTCCGCGAGGGGGCGATGATGCCCGAGGACGGGCTCGACCAACTCCGGGACAAGGACGCCATCCTGCTCGGCGCGGTCGGCTATCCGGGCGTGCCCGACCATGTCTCCCTGTGGGGCCTGCTCATCCCGATCCGCCGGGGCTTCCGCCAGTACGTCAACCTCCGCCCGATCCGCGTCTTCGACGGGGTGCCCAGCCCGCTGTCCGGCGCGCGGCCGGGCGAGGTGGACCTCGTCGTCGTACGCGAGAACGTCGAGGGCGAGTACGGCGAGATCGGCGGCCGTCTGAACCGGGGTACGCCGGAGGAACTCGCCGTACAGGAAGCCGTCTTCACGCGGGCCGGGGTGACCCGGGTCCTGGAGTACGCCTTCGGGCTCGCGCGGCAGCGCGGCGGCGGCGTCACCTCCGCGACGAAGTCGAACGGCATCGTCCACACCATGCCGTTCTGGGACGAGCTCGTGGCGGAGTGCGGCGCACGCCACCCGGACGTCGGCTGGGACCAGGAGCACATCGACGCGCTCGCCGCGAAGTTCGTGCTCGAACCGGGCCGCTTCGACGTCGTCGTGGCCTCCAACCTGTTCGGGGACATCCTCAGCGACCTCGCCGCGGCCGTCGCGGGAAGCATCGGCATCGCGCCCGCCGCCAACCTCAACCCGGAGCGCGCGCACCCGTCGATGTTCGAGCCCGTGCACGGCTCGGCGCCCGACATCGCCGGGCGGGGGACCGCGAACCCGCTGGGTGCGATCTGGTCCGCGGCGATGATGCTCGACCACCTCGGGCACCCGCGGGCGGCCGCCGAAGTCGTCGGGGCCATCGCCGCCGTACTGGCCGGGACCGACGTCCGTACGCCCGACCTGGGCGGCAGCGCGACCACCGTCGAGTTCACCGAGGCACTGCTGCGGCACCTCTAG